A genome region from Schaalia sp. 19OD2882 includes the following:
- the fusA gene encoding elongation factor G: MALEVLTDLNKVRNIGIMAHIDAGKTTVTERILFYTGINYKIGETHDGASTTDWMEQEKERGITITSAAVTSFWNGNQINVIDTPGHVDFTVEVERSLRVLDGAVAVFDGKEGVEPQSETVWRQADKYDVPRICFINKMDKMGADFYFSVQTIKDRLNATPIVMHLPIGAESDFEGTIDLVTMESVRYPAKDESGQATMGALVVRGEIPAELQDKAEEYREALMEAAADANDELTEAYLENGELTVEQIKQGVRELTISGRAFPVYCGTALRNMGVQPVLDGVVDYLPSPLDIPPVVGFKPGHEEEPTETRLPKEDEPFAALAFKIAAHPFFGKLTFIRVYSGKVDTGTQVINSTKGKKERIGKIFQMHSNKENPVEVAHAGHIYAVIGLKDTTTGDTLSAIDKPVILESMTFPKPVIHVAVEPKSKADQEKMGTAIQKLAEEDPTFTVELDAETGQTVIGGMGELHLDIIVDRMRREFKVEANVGKPMVAYRETIRKSVDKHEYTHKKQTGGSGQFARVIIALEPIAADAEKDYEFVDKVTGGRVPREYIPSVDAGIQDAMQSGVLAGYPMVGVKATLLDGAYHEVDSSEMAFKIAGSMALKEAAKKASAVLLEPIMAVEVRTPEEYMGDVIGDLNSRRGAIQSMDEQHGVRVVRAQVPLSEMFGYVGDLRSKTQGRAVYSMQFDSYAEVPRNVADEIIGKSRGE, encoded by the coding sequence GTGGCACTAGAGGTGTTGACCGACCTGAACAAGGTCCGCAACATCGGCATCATGGCCCACATCGATGCCGGCAAGACCACCGTGACCGAACGCATCCTGTTCTACACGGGCATCAACTACAAGATCGGTGAGACGCACGACGGCGCCTCCACCACCGACTGGATGGAGCAGGAGAAGGAGCGTGGCATCACGATCACCTCCGCTGCTGTCACCTCCTTCTGGAACGGCAACCAGATCAACGTCATCGACACCCCCGGCCACGTGGACTTCACGGTCGAGGTCGAGCGCTCCCTGCGCGTCCTCGACGGTGCGGTCGCCGTCTTCGACGGCAAGGAGGGTGTCGAGCCCCAGTCGGAGACCGTGTGGCGTCAGGCCGACAAGTACGACGTCCCCCGCATCTGCTTCATCAACAAGATGGACAAGATGGGCGCGGACTTCTACTTCTCCGTCCAGACCATCAAGGATCGTCTGAACGCGACCCCGATCGTCATGCACCTGCCCATCGGCGCCGAGAGCGACTTCGAAGGCACCATCGACCTGGTGACCATGGAGTCCGTGCGCTACCCGGCCAAGGACGAGTCCGGCCAGGCGACCATGGGCGCCCTGGTCGTGCGCGGTGAGATCCCCGCCGAACTGCAGGACAAGGCCGAGGAGTACCGCGAGGCGCTCATGGAGGCCGCTGCGGACGCCAACGACGAGCTGACCGAGGCCTATCTGGAAAACGGTGAGCTGACCGTCGAGCAGATCAAGCAGGGTGTGCGCGAGCTGACCATCTCGGGGCGCGCCTTCCCGGTCTACTGCGGCACGGCCCTGCGCAACATGGGCGTGCAGCCGGTCCTGGACGGTGTCGTGGACTACCTGCCCTCGCCCCTGGACATCCCGCCGGTGGTCGGCTTCAAGCCCGGCCACGAGGAGGAGCCCACCGAGACCCGTCTTCCCAAGGAGGACGAGCCCTTCGCGGCCCTGGCGTTCAAGATCGCCGCGCACCCCTTCTTCGGCAAACTCACCTTCATCCGCGTGTACTCCGGCAAGGTGGACACCGGCACCCAGGTCATCAACTCGACCAAGGGCAAGAAGGAGCGCATCGGAAAGATCTTCCAGATGCACTCCAACAAGGAGAACCCGGTCGAGGTCGCCCACGCCGGCCACATCTACGCCGTCATCGGCCTGAAGGACACCACCACCGGTGACACCCTGTCGGCCATTGACAAGCCGGTGATCCTGGAGTCCATGACCTTCCCCAAGCCCGTCATCCACGTGGCCGTCGAGCCCAAGTCGAAGGCCGACCAGGAGAAGATGGGCACCGCCATCCAGAAGCTGGCCGAAGAGGACCCGACCTTCACCGTCGAGTTGGACGCGGAGACCGGCCAGACCGTCATCGGCGGCATGGGCGAATTGCACCTGGACATCATCGTCGACCGCATGCGTCGCGAGTTCAAGGTCGAGGCCAATGTCGGCAAGCCGATGGTCGCCTACCGCGAAACCATTCGCAAGTCGGTGGACAAGCACGAGTACACGCACAAGAAGCAGACCGGTGGTTCCGGCCAGTTCGCGCGTGTCATCATCGCCCTTGAGCCCATTGCCGCCGACGCGGAGAAGGACTACGAGTTCGTGGACAAGGTCACCGGTGGCCGCGTCCCGCGCGAGTACATCCCCTCGGTCGACGCGGGCATCCAGGACGCCATGCAGTCGGGTGTCCTGGCGGGCTACCCGATGGTGGGTGTCAAGGCCACCCTGCTCGACGGTGCCTACCACGAGGTCGACTCCTCGGAAATGGCGTTCAAGATCGCCGGTTCGATGGCGCTGAAGGAGGCTGCGAAGAAGGCCTCGGCAGTTCTGCTCGAGCCGATCATGGCCGTCGAGGTCCGTACTCCCGAGGAGTACATGGGCGACGTCATCGGCGACCTGAACTCGCGTCGTGGTGCCATCCAGTCGATGGATGAGCAGCACGGTGTGCGCGTGGTGCGCGCGCAGGTCCCGCTGTCGGAGATGTTCGGATACGTCGGCGACCTGCGTTCCAAGACGCAGGGGCGTGCGGTGTACTCGATGCAGTTCGACAGCTACGCCGAGGTCCCGCGCAATGTCGCGGACGAGATCATCGGCAAGTCTCGGGGCGAGTGA
- the rpsG gene encoding 30S ribosomal protein S7, whose translation MPRKGPAPKRPLVEDPVYGSRMVTQLVNRVLLDGKKTIAERIVYGALETVRERTDQDPVAVLKRAMDNIRPALEVRSRRVGGATYQVPVEVRPARATTLALRWLVDFSRQRREKTMTERLANEILDASNGLGAAVKRREDMHKMAESNRAFAHYRW comes from the coding sequence ATGCCTCGTAAGGGCCCCGCTCCCAAGCGTCCGCTGGTCGAGGACCCGGTCTACGGGTCGAGGATGGTCACCCAGCTGGTCAACCGCGTCCTGCTGGACGGCAAGAAGACCATTGCCGAGCGCATCGTCTACGGCGCCCTGGAGACCGTGCGTGAGCGCACCGACCAGGATCCCGTGGCCGTCCTCAAGCGCGCGATGGACAACATCCGCCCCGCCCTGGAGGTCCGCTCCCGCCGCGTCGGTGGCGCCACCTACCAGGTTCCGGTCGAGGTCCGTCCCGCCCGTGCCACCACCCTGGCCCTGCGTTGGCTGGTCGACTTCTCGCGTCAGCGTCGCGAGAAGACCATGACCGAGCGTCTGGCCAACGAGATCCTCGACGCCTCCAACGGCCTCGGCGCCGCTGTCAAGCGCCGCGAGGACATGCACAAGATGGCCGAGTCGAACCGCGCGTTCGCCCACTACCGCTGGTGA
- the rpsL gene encoding 30S ribosomal protein S12, producing MPTIQQLVRKGRSSKRGKVKTPALKGSPQRRGVCTRVYTTTPKKPNSALRKVARVRLSSGIEVTAYIPGEGHNLQEHSIVLVRGGRVKDLPGVRYRIVRGSLDTQGVRNRKQARSRYGAKKEKK from the coding sequence GTGCCAACCATTCAGCAGCTCGTCCGCAAGGGCCGCAGCTCCAAGCGCGGCAAGGTCAAGACCCCCGCGCTCAAGGGCTCGCCCCAGCGCCGCGGCGTGTGCACCCGCGTGTACACCACCACCCCGAAGAAGCCGAACTCGGCGCTTCGCAAGGTCGCCCGTGTGCGCCTGTCCTCGGGCATCGAGGTCACGGCCTACATCCCCGGTGAGGGCCACAACCTGCAGGAGCACTCGATCGTCCTCGTCCGTGGCGGTCGTGTCAAGGACCTTCCCGGTGTCCGCTACCGCATCGTGCGCGGCTCCCTGGACACCCAGGGCGTGCGCAACCGCAAGCAGGCTCGTTCCCGTTACGGCGCGAAGAAGGAGAAGAAGTAA
- a CDS encoding ECF transporter S component: protein MSDSTPEIRTSSRKGMRDSVLGTRNLMTIAALSVVGSLIVVPLSILTPAFATTPRAILVMCATMGIWYIAYLLPGLLVPKPGAFLVAGLLMGIVSTFTTPLGPTAVIGNLIGAAFLEIPMAVLLYKKWAWWSYGLGAIVFGGTNAAMYASAYNIDQPRSEFVIGIVIAILSCFVVLALGLVLRRRLQRAGVGVRQ, encoded by the coding sequence GTGTCCGACTCAACCCCCGAGATCCGCACCTCCAGCAGGAAGGGAATGCGCGATTCCGTCCTGGGAACCCGAAACCTCATGACCATCGCGGCCCTCAGCGTCGTCGGCTCCCTGATCGTCGTGCCCCTGTCGATCCTCACCCCGGCCTTCGCCACGACCCCCCGGGCGATCCTCGTCATGTGCGCGACCATGGGCATCTGGTACATCGCCTATCTGCTTCCGGGACTCCTGGTGCCCAAACCCGGAGCATTCCTCGTGGCGGGCCTGCTCATGGGGATCGTCTCGACCTTCACCACGCCACTCGGCCCGACCGCCGTCATCGGAAACCTCATCGGCGCCGCCTTCCTCGAGATCCCCATGGCCGTCCTGCTCTACAAGAAATGGGCGTGGTGGTCCTACGGGCTCGGTGCGATCGTCTTCGGCGGCACCAACGCCGCAATGTACGCAAGCGCCTACAACATCGACCAACCCCGATCCGAATTCGTCATCGGCATCGTCATCGCGATTCTCTCCTGCTTCGTCGTCCTCGCCCTGGGCCTGGTCCTTCGTCGCCGCCTCCAGCGCGCCGGTGTCGGAGTCCGGCAGTGA
- a CDS encoding ABC transporter ATP-binding protein gives MTPTPRSAATDSSGNGLPCDLVARLADVQVRYHGRADWIPSAPFDLDLRAGTSTLLVGPSGCGKSTLSLTVDGLVPHSLPSDYRGSVLVGGSEVADVDIAPLATKVALVMQDPDSQIVRRSVWDEVCYALENLCLPLSQIDERAEEALRLLDIVDLAARDPWQLSGGQRQRVILAGALAQRPEILVLDEPTANLDPVAAHDFHRAIETLTDHGTTLLIVEHNLDDLAHRVDRVVALDASGSLLAEGSAREVFTGSARLLADAGIRLPTSVDLGLRLGIDPPLGPEETTSALRRLFGSAPPATIDEDGDRPEEIATAPTEDSRVVLEAENLCVGNSRHPILTDIDLAVRSGEMTALLGTNGSGKSTLLRALVGLQRISPGTVRSGRERRRGRATGACTLVTQNPEHQFVTASVRDELAHSMRLAGRPAAQIDQVVADLLDEHGLTALADRNPFTLSGGQKRRLSVAAALTVQRELVLLDEPTFGQDEHHARSLMEHMRSFAGQGGAVLFATHDLSITADFAQRVIVLADGRIVADGPARRLLADRELLESAGLRPTPLALIADRARADGVAAPHWLSRLDLPDLCEEEILH, from the coding sequence GTGACCCCGACGCCGAGGAGCGCCGCCACGGACTCCTCCGGCAACGGCCTGCCCTGCGACCTCGTCGCACGCCTGGCCGATGTCCAGGTCCGCTACCACGGACGCGCCGACTGGATCCCCTCCGCGCCATTCGACCTCGACCTTCGCGCGGGAACCTCGACCCTGCTCGTCGGCCCCTCCGGGTGCGGGAAGTCGACCCTGTCGCTGACCGTCGACGGCCTGGTCCCCCACTCACTGCCCTCCGACTACAGGGGATCGGTCCTCGTGGGCGGAAGCGAAGTCGCCGATGTCGACATCGCACCCCTGGCCACAAAGGTCGCGCTGGTCATGCAGGACCCCGATTCCCAGATCGTGCGACGCAGCGTCTGGGACGAGGTCTGCTACGCCCTGGAGAACCTGTGTCTGCCCCTGAGCCAGATCGATGAGCGCGCCGAAGAAGCACTGCGCCTTCTCGACATCGTCGACCTCGCCGCACGCGACCCGTGGCAGCTCTCAGGAGGTCAACGCCAACGTGTCATCCTCGCCGGCGCCCTCGCCCAGCGCCCTGAGATCCTCGTCCTGGACGAGCCGACCGCGAATCTCGACCCGGTGGCCGCCCACGACTTCCACCGCGCCATCGAAACCCTGACCGATCACGGCACCACCCTGCTCATCGTCGAGCACAATCTTGACGACCTCGCCCACCGCGTCGACAGGGTCGTCGCACTCGACGCCTCCGGTTCCCTCCTGGCCGAGGGGAGCGCGCGCGAGGTCTTCACCGGCTCTGCACGCCTCCTGGCCGACGCGGGCATCCGTCTGCCCACCTCCGTCGATCTCGGACTTCGCCTGGGAATCGACCCGCCCCTGGGCCCCGAAGAGACGACCTCGGCCCTGCGCCGCCTCTTCGGTTCAGCCCCTCCGGCAACGATCGACGAGGACGGCGACCGACCCGAGGAGATCGCGACTGCCCCCACCGAGGACTCCCGCGTGGTCCTGGAGGCCGAGAACCTGTGCGTCGGCAACTCCCGCCACCCGATCCTCACCGACATCGACCTGGCTGTCCGCTCAGGTGAAATGACCGCTCTGCTCGGAACGAATGGATCCGGAAAGTCCACGCTCCTGCGCGCCCTCGTCGGCCTCCAACGAATCTCCCCCGGAACGGTCCGCTCCGGCCGCGAGCGCAGGCGCGGACGCGCCACCGGGGCGTGCACACTGGTCACCCAGAATCCCGAGCACCAGTTCGTCACCGCCTCCGTGCGTGACGAACTGGCCCACTCGATGCGTCTGGCCGGACGCCCCGCGGCCCAGATCGACCAGGTCGTGGCCGATCTTCTCGACGAACACGGCCTGACGGCCTTGGCCGACCGCAATCCATTCACCCTGTCGGGCGGGCAGAAGCGTCGTCTCTCCGTCGCAGCGGCCCTGACCGTGCAGCGTGAACTCGTTCTCCTTGACGAGCCGACCTTCGGCCAGGACGAACACCACGCCCGCTCCCTCATGGAACACATGCGCTCCTTCGCCGGTCAGGGCGGGGCCGTCCTCTTCGCCACCCACGACCTGTCCATCACCGCCGACTTCGCCCAACGCGTCATCGTCCTCGCCGATGGCCGCATCGTCGCCGACGGCCCGGCCCGTCGTCTCCTGGCCGACCGTGAACTCCTCGAATCGGCGGGCCTGCGCCCCACTCCCCTGGCACTCATCGCCGATCGGGCGCGCGCCGACGGCGTGGCGGCTCCGCACTGGCTCTCCCGCCTCGACCTGCCCGACCTGTGTGAGGAGGAGATCCTTCATTGA
- a CDS encoding energy-coupling factor transporter transmembrane protein EcfT, with protein sequence MTTALLPPPPTPRPGLSGMLRLDPLAPLIAIIAPIAAISTSCTWEVGALTMCVLLPLLVVIQPRRGAWAAIGILVFTTVLTLGFASTTDIGHERAQAIISHLGWFSPTQWDGALNFTARVGAILTLLLAAGLLSGPEDTIRAFVVHLKMPNRIAQAGIAALGFASVLRREQRSIIEAHILRGSALDAPILGGAIRWFRSMPALVAAAVRHAERVSMSMDARAFGAHPTRTERTDFSWRMRDTVFLILAFAATGLLIGAYWDVGFAIQHNLA encoded by the coding sequence TTGACCACTGCCCTGCTGCCCCCGCCGCCCACGCCGCGCCCCGGACTTTCGGGAATGCTGCGCCTCGACCCGCTTGCGCCACTCATCGCGATCATCGCCCCGATCGCGGCGATCAGCACCTCCTGCACGTGGGAGGTGGGGGCGCTCACCATGTGCGTGCTCCTGCCCCTGCTGGTCGTCATCCAACCGCGACGAGGCGCCTGGGCGGCCATCGGGATCCTCGTGTTCACCACGGTCCTCACCCTGGGATTCGCCTCGACCACTGACATCGGTCACGAAAGGGCCCAGGCGATCATCTCCCACCTGGGGTGGTTCTCCCCGACCCAGTGGGACGGCGCCTTGAACTTCACGGCGCGCGTCGGCGCGATCCTGACCCTGCTGCTGGCTGCGGGTCTGCTCAGCGGACCCGAGGACACGATCCGCGCATTCGTCGTTCACCTCAAGATGCCCAATCGCATCGCTCAAGCGGGCATCGCCGCACTCGGTTTCGCCTCCGTCCTGCGTCGCGAACAGCGTTCGATCATCGAGGCCCACATCCTGCGAGGCTCCGCCCTCGACGCCCCGATCCTGGGAGGCGCGATCCGCTGGTTCCGCTCGATGCCCGCCCTCGTCGCCGCAGCGGTGCGCCACGCCGAGCGCGTCTCCATGTCGATGGACGCCCGAGCCTTCGGCGCCCACCCGACGCGCACCGAACGCACCGACTTCTCCTGGAGGATGCGCGACACCGTGTTCCTCATCCTCGCCTTCGCCGCCACCGGCCTGCTCATCGGCGCCTACTGGGACGTGGGCTTCGCAATCCAACACAACCTCGCATGA
- a CDS encoding ABC transporter ATP-binding protein — MTLSDILRPVSSTMKAVFALGFIASGFTLLAPIAVTQLSHSALAGNLTATSVWFWLAMIVLGFVASHLIATGATGHAHMVESKFRYDLRSRIARHMGRLPLGWHTSEASGRVRTIISEDVTKIHTIIAHTGTDLGHAVGTILLGSIYLFTLSWQYALVVVGWLVVSIVVFSLAMLTNPTTSMEVFNEAEKDLTASTIELADGIATVKAFGMSGSLFQRFSDALDRYTNASYAWMKGPGKPMAVMMALISPAGMLVPILVGAWALVGAGIVEPILIVPFLLVGVTLPSGLANVVPLMHLVERGKDAAESIGALLAEPALPEAAEPRTIPEGARADIVFENVSFRYAPDAPWALREIDARFPADRVTAVVGPSGSGKSTLVKLIARFWDVDEGRVLLSGVPITELASSDLLSRLTIVLQDGGLLTDTVEANIRLGRPLATREQVEAAAHRARIDGRIRELPDGYDSVIGTGGVHFSGGEAQRIALARAFLTGSEVLLLDEATAQADPHSERQIQEALGTLAAGRTTIVIAHRLATIVDADQILVLDSGRIVESGTHAELLTRGGTYAAMWEAQQ; from the coding sequence ATGACCCTCTCCGACATCCTGCGTCCGGTGAGTTCGACCATGAAGGCCGTTTTCGCCCTCGGTTTCATCGCCTCCGGATTCACGCTGCTGGCACCCATCGCCGTCACACAACTGTCCCACTCGGCCCTGGCCGGCAACCTGACCGCCACTTCGGTCTGGTTCTGGCTGGCCATGATCGTCCTCGGATTCGTCGCGTCGCACCTGATCGCCACCGGAGCGACCGGACACGCGCACATGGTCGAGTCGAAGTTCCGGTACGACCTGCGCTCGCGGATCGCCCGCCACATGGGTCGCCTGCCACTGGGCTGGCACACGTCGGAGGCCTCCGGGCGCGTACGCACGATCATCTCCGAGGACGTGACCAAGATCCACACGATCATCGCCCACACGGGAACCGATCTCGGCCACGCGGTCGGGACGATCCTGCTCGGATCGATCTACCTGTTCACCCTGTCCTGGCAGTACGCCCTGGTCGTGGTCGGGTGGCTGGTCGTCTCGATCGTCGTGTTCTCCTTGGCGATGCTCACGAACCCCACGACCTCGATGGAGGTCTTCAACGAGGCCGAGAAGGACTTGACCGCCTCGACGATCGAGTTGGCGGACGGAATCGCGACCGTCAAGGCCTTCGGCATGTCCGGATCCTTGTTCCAACGCTTCTCCGACGCCTTGGACCGGTACACGAACGCCTCGTACGCGTGGATGAAGGGGCCGGGCAAACCGATGGCGGTCATGATGGCCCTGATCTCACCGGCCGGAATGCTCGTCCCGATCCTCGTCGGCGCTTGGGCGCTGGTCGGCGCCGGAATCGTCGAGCCCATCCTCATCGTGCCTTTCCTGCTGGTCGGAGTGACGCTGCCGTCCGGGCTGGCCAATGTCGTCCCCCTGATGCATCTGGTCGAACGCGGCAAGGACGCAGCGGAGAGCATCGGAGCCCTCCTGGCCGAACCGGCGCTTCCGGAAGCCGCCGAGCCCCGCACGATCCCCGAAGGGGCTCGTGCGGACATCGTCTTCGAGAACGTGTCCTTCCGTTACGCCCCCGACGCGCCGTGGGCCCTGCGTGAGATCGACGCGCGTTTCCCAGCGGACCGGGTCACGGCCGTCGTCGGCCCCTCGGGCTCCGGCAAGTCGACTCTGGTCAAACTCATCGCGCGTTTCTGGGACGTGGACGAAGGACGTGTCCTCCTGTCGGGAGTACCCATCACCGAACTCGCATCCTCGGACCTGCTCTCCCGTCTGACGATCGTCCTGCAGGACGGGGGACTGCTGACCGACACCGTTGAGGCCAACATCCGGCTCGGGCGCCCCTTGGCCACCAGGGAGCAGGTCGAGGCCGCAGCCCACCGGGCTCGCATCGATGGGCGCATCCGCGAACTGCCCGACGGCTACGACTCGGTCATCGGAACCGGAGGGGTCCATTTCTCCGGCGGTGAGGCCCAGCGCATCGCCTTGGCCCGCGCATTCCTCACCGGATCCGAAGTCCTCCTCCTCGACGAGGCGACCGCCCAGGCCGACCCGCATTCCGAACGCCAGATACAAGAGGCACTCGGCACATTGGCCGCCGGACGCACGACCATCGTCATCGCCCACCGCCTGGCCACGATCGTCGACGCCGACCAGATCCTCGTCCTCGACTCCGGACGCATCGTCGAATCCGGAACACACGCAGAACTCCTCACCCGTGGGGGGACCTACGCCGCAATGTGGGAGGCCCAGCAATGA
- a CDS encoding ABC transporter ATP-binding protein, whose amino-acid sequence MIRQLLSLLDRTRAAKTMFALHLLGGVFQGVALALLVPFLAGFLTGAPDVRWFGGVLLAVVIALAASIAGSVIAFRVSSFDLCGTLIRKVGLRVQELPLGWFQADSTGKITTATSTGISTLSHLPSIVLPQLASMGGASAALFVAACLYDWRMGLSLLVAVPVAVVALGLLKRTVIVEHEAEEQAMEVLSQRIIEFSQLQPVLRATDSLRHGWTPLEDALAHEHRTTDDAGKAKGPAGFLFHTGVEAALVLALGIGAFELLGGSLSPTVFVALALMAVRFAEPVGMLAFFVDPLHQGRVALDLISSIIFAKTLPEPDEDRAQTPTAPFGAQVERVDFAYSPDKPVLHDLSLDLPAQSVTALVGPSGCGKSTLLRLVARFWDVDAGAIGVGGADVRQVPLTDLMGSMSMVFQDVYLFDTSIEENVRLGREGASEEEVRLAARRAGLDEVVERLPLGWDTPVGEGGSALSGGERQRVALARAFLKDSPVLLLDEVTSALDGINEASVTAALAELSQGRTVLVIAHRLSTIRHADRIAVCNRGRVEAVGTHEQLYASNDTYRQFWQDQSCVERWRISREQE is encoded by the coding sequence ATGATCCGCCAACTCCTGTCCCTGTTGGACCGGACGCGTGCCGCGAAGACCATGTTCGCGCTGCACCTGCTCGGAGGCGTCTTCCAAGGCGTTGCCCTGGCCCTCCTGGTCCCCTTCCTGGCGGGCTTCCTCACCGGCGCCCCGGATGTGCGCTGGTTCGGGGGCGTCCTGCTTGCCGTCGTGATCGCATTGGCGGCCTCGATCGCCGGCTCGGTCATCGCCTTCCGCGTCTCCTCCTTCGACCTGTGCGGAACCCTCATCCGCAAGGTGGGGCTGCGAGTCCAGGAACTGCCGCTGGGGTGGTTCCAGGCGGATTCGACCGGCAAGATCACGACGGCGACCTCGACGGGCATCTCCACCCTGTCCCACCTGCCCTCCATCGTCCTGCCCCAACTCGCATCGATGGGAGGGGCCTCCGCCGCCCTGTTCGTGGCCGCCTGCCTGTACGACTGGCGGATGGGACTGTCACTCCTGGTCGCCGTCCCGGTCGCCGTCGTCGCCCTCGGACTCTTGAAGCGCACGGTCATCGTCGAGCACGAGGCGGAGGAGCAGGCGATGGAGGTCCTGTCCCAGCGGATCATCGAATTCTCACAGCTCCAGCCTGTTCTGCGCGCCACCGATTCCCTGAGACACGGCTGGACCCCGCTCGAAGACGCCTTGGCCCACGAACACCGCACGACAGATGATGCGGGCAAAGCGAAGGGACCTGCCGGTTTCCTCTTCCACACGGGCGTCGAGGCGGCCCTTGTCCTGGCGTTGGGGATCGGCGCCTTCGAATTGCTGGGCGGTTCCTTGTCTCCGACCGTCTTCGTGGCCCTGGCCCTCATGGCTGTACGTTTCGCCGAGCCGGTCGGGATGCTCGCCTTCTTCGTCGACCCCCTCCACCAGGGGCGAGTCGCCCTGGACCTCATCTCCTCGATCATCTTCGCCAAGACTCTGCCCGAACCCGATGAAGACCGGGCCCAGACCCCGACCGCTCCCTTCGGGGCCCAGGTCGAGCGCGTCGACTTCGCCTATTCGCCGGACAAGCCCGTGCTCCACGACCTGTCCTTGGATCTTCCCGCGCAGTCGGTCACCGCCCTGGTCGGCCCCTCGGGCTGTGGCAAGTCGACCCTGCTGCGCCTGGTGGCGCGGTTCTGGGACGTGGACGCGGGCGCCATCGGCGTCGGTGGCGCCGACGTGCGCCAGGTTCCCCTCACCGATCTCATGGGGTCCATGTCCATGGTCTTCCAGGACGTGTACCTCTTCGACACCTCCATCGAGGAGAATGTGCGCCTGGGACGGGAGGGCGCGTCGGAGGAGGAGGTCCGTCTGGCGGCCCGAAGGGCAGGACTCGACGAGGTCGTCGAAAGGCTGCCATTGGGATGGGACACGCCTGTGGGCGAGGGCGGTTCTGCCCTGTCGGGCGGCGAACGCCAGCGGGTGGCGCTGGCGCGCGCCTTCCTCAAGGACTCGCCGGTTCTTCTGCTCGACGAGGTGACCAGCGCCCTGGACGGCATCAACGAGGCGTCGGTGACCGCCGCACTGGCCGAACTTTCGCAGGGACGAACGGTCCTGGTCATCGCCCACCGCCTGTCGACCATCCGTCATGCCGACCGGATCGCCGTGTGCAACCGGGGTCGTGTCGAAGCCGTGGGCACCCACGAGCAGCTGTACGCCTCCAATGACACCTACCGTCAGTTCTGGCAGGACCAGTCCTGCGTGGAGCGCTGGCGGATCTCACGAGAGCAGGAGTGA